In one window of Dokdonia sp. PRO95 DNA:
- a CDS encoding biotin--[acetyl-CoA-carboxylase] ligase — translation MRIDKLHTVDSTNDYLKRISKEENAEEDIVVWALEQTAGRGQMGTQWQAESGKNLTFSVFRKVKRITINEQFYALMAASLAVKDVLSKLLIKNVRVKWPNDILTDNDKICGILIESVIKGGQLDAMILGVGLNVNQTQWNNVPRATSIKSRTGIHFELEEILSLLLQRFHHYVELLLKGEFSTIKNDYEAHLFKKDKPATFLSEDGRQFVGIIKGVSESGKLLLLEENDIVNQYDLKELQLLY, via the coding sequence ATGCGCATAGACAAACTTCATACCGTTGACTCAACAAACGATTATCTCAAACGTATTTCTAAAGAAGAAAATGCAGAGGAGGACATTGTAGTCTGGGCTTTAGAACAAACTGCGGGACGTGGTCAAATGGGCACTCAGTGGCAAGCAGAAAGCGGCAAAAACCTGACATTCAGCGTATTTAGAAAAGTAAAGCGTATTACCATCAATGAACAATTTTATGCTCTTATGGCCGCTTCTCTAGCAGTTAAAGATGTACTATCTAAACTTCTCATAAAAAATGTTCGTGTCAAATGGCCTAACGACATATTGACAGATAACGACAAAATATGCGGCATACTTATAGAGAGTGTCATAAAAGGCGGGCAACTTGACGCAATGATCTTAGGCGTAGGACTTAATGTAAATCAGACACAGTGGAATAATGTACCTCGCGCTACTTCAATAAAGTCTAGAACAGGGATTCACTTTGAGTTAGAAGAAATTTTATCGCTACTACTTCAAAGATTTCACCACTATGTAGAACTACTACTCAAAGGAGAGTTTAGCACGATCAAAAATGACTATGAAGCTCACTTATTTAAAAAGGACAAGCCAGCTACGTTTCTTTCAGAAGATGGACGCCAGTTTGTTGGAATAATAAAAGGCGTTTCAGAGTCTGGAAAGCTTCTTCTTCTAGAAGAAAATGATATTGTAAACCAGTACGATCTCAAAGAACTTCAATTGTTATATTAA
- the rsfS gene encoding ribosome silencing factor, producing the protein MVNKEKNTDQLIAKIVEGIEDVKGQNIDILDLRDIENTVCDYFIICDGTSNTQVGAIVSSIQKTASKALQEKAWHIEGMENQEWVLMDYVNVVVHVFQKHIREFYDIESLWGDAKITTIPTDY; encoded by the coding sequence ATGGTAAATAAGGAAAAGAATACAGATCAATTAATTGCTAAGATTGTCGAGGGAATTGAAGATGTAAAGGGACAGAATATTGATATACTGGATCTTAGAGATATAGAAAATACGGTTTGTGATTATTTTATCATTTGTGATGGAACATCAAACACACAAGTGGGAGCTATCGTAAGTTCTATACAAAAGACTGCTAGTAAAGCCTTGCAAGAAAAAGCATGGCATATAGAGGGGATGGAAAATCAAGAGTGGGTGCTTATGGACTACGTTAATGTGGTAGTGCATGTTTTTCAAAAGCACATACGTGAATTCTATGATATAGAAAGTCTTTGGGGTGATGCAAAGATTACTACGATCCCAACAGATTATTAA
- the ftsH gene encoding ATP-dependent zinc metalloprotease FtsH, translated as MAKEEKNAGGTPPNKPKFSSYWIYGLIVIIFIAISMLTGSSGLGEAQKTSLYQFEEYLEAGDVARVEIVNKNSVKVYLTKEAETKEIHNKGRATGFLKPSAGAPDYRFEIGDLQNFENDINTTIDENNLDTRVSYETEGDMWGLVASFLPFILIIGLWIFIMRRMSSGGGGGPGGQIFNIGKSKAKLFDEKTDVKTTFKDVAGLEGAKEEIQEIVDFLKNPEKYTSLGGKIPKGALLVGQPGTGKTLLAKAVAGEAKVPFFSLSGSDFVEMFVGVGASRVRDLFKQAKEKSPAIIFIDEIDAIGRARGKNNFSGGNDERENTLNQLLTEMDGFGTNTNVIVLAATNRADVLDKALMRAGRFDRQIYVDLPDVRERKEIFQVHLRPLKKVDDELDVDFLAKQTPGFSGADIANMCNEAALIAARKGSKAVGKQDFLDAVDRIVGGLEKKNKIITPDEKRAIAFHEAGHATVSWMLEHAAPLVKVTIVPRGQSLGAAWYLPEERLIVRPEQMLDEMCAALGGRAAEKVIFNKISTGALSDLEKVTKQARMMVTVYGLNDKVGNLTYYDSSGQSDNGFTKPYSEQTAEIIDKEISNIIEGQYQRAIDLLTKEKDKLTQLAEYLLDKEVIFKDNLEEIFGKRAFGEVEAQEASEDSETKPIV; from the coding sequence ATGGCTAAAGAAGAAAAGAATGCAGGCGGAACTCCGCCTAATAAACCTAAGTTTAGTTCTTACTGGATATACGGTTTAATTGTTATAATATTCATTGCAATCAGTATGCTTACTGGTAGTTCTGGTTTAGGTGAAGCTCAAAAAACTTCTCTCTATCAGTTTGAAGAATATCTTGAGGCTGGAGATGTTGCTCGTGTAGAGATTGTAAATAAAAACTCTGTAAAGGTTTATCTAACTAAAGAAGCTGAAACAAAAGAGATTCATAATAAAGGACGTGCTACTGGTTTTTTAAAACCATCTGCCGGTGCTCCAGACTATCGTTTTGAAATAGGAGATCTACAGAATTTTGAAAATGATATCAACACAACGATTGATGAAAACAACTTAGATACCAGAGTTTCTTATGAGACTGAGGGTGATATGTGGGGGCTTGTAGCTAGTTTTCTTCCTTTCATACTTATTATTGGACTTTGGATCTTTATCATGAGACGCATGTCTTCTGGTGGAGGAGGAGGGCCTGGTGGTCAGATTTTTAACATTGGTAAGTCAAAGGCTAAATTGTTTGACGAGAAAACAGATGTTAAAACTACATTTAAGGATGTAGCTGGACTTGAAGGCGCAAAAGAAGAAATACAGGAGATTGTAGATTTCTTGAAGAACCCAGAGAAGTATACAAGTTTAGGGGGTAAGATACCTAAAGGTGCATTACTAGTAGGTCAACCAGGTACTGGTAAAACTTTGCTAGCAAAAGCAGTCGCGGGAGAGGCAAAGGTTCCTTTCTTCTCACTATCAGGTTCAGACTTCGTGGAGATGTTTGTGGGTGTTGGAGCATCGCGTGTACGTGATTTGTTCAAACAAGCAAAAGAAAAATCTCCAGCTATAATTTTTATAGATGAGATAGACGCGATAGGTCGTGCTCGTGGAAAAAATAATTTTTCTGGAGGTAATGATGAACGTGAGAACACACTTAACCAACTTCTTACTGAGATGGACGGTTTTGGTACAAATACAAATGTGATTGTTCTTGCAGCAACAAACAGGGCAGATGTACTAGATAAAGCACTTATGCGTGCAGGTCGTTTTGACCGTCAGATTTATGTAGATCTTCCAGATGTGCGTGAGCGTAAAGAGATTTTTCAAGTGCACCTTCGTCCATTAAAAAAGGTTGATGATGAGCTTGATGTAGATTTCCTTGCAAAGCAAACTCCAGGTTTCTCAGGAGCAGATATTGCAAACATGTGTAACGAAGCTGCTCTTATAGCTGCTCGTAAAGGAAGTAAGGCTGTAGGGAAACAAGACTTCTTGGATGCGGTAGATCGTATTGTAGGAGGGTTAGAAAAGAAAAATAAAATCATCACACCAGACGAGAAGCGTGCAATTGCTTTTCATGAAGCTGGTCACGCTACTGTAAGCTGGATGCTAGAACATGCTGCGCCATTAGTTAAGGTGACTATTGTGCCTCGTGGACAATCATTAGGTGCTGCTTGGTATCTACCAGAAGAAAGACTTATAGTGCGCCCAGAGCAAATGCTAGATGAAATGTGTGCTGCACTAGGAGGTAGAGCTGCCGAGAAGGTAATCTTTAACAAGATTTCTACTGGGGCGTTAAGTGACCTTGAGAAGGTGACTAAACAGGCTAGAATGATGGTAACTGTTTACGGTCTAAATGATAAAGTAGGTAATCTTACATATTATGATTCTTCAGGACAGTCGGATAATGGCTTTACAAAACCTTATAGTGAGCAGACGGCAGAGATAATTGATAAAGAGATATCTAATATTATTGAAGGGCAGTATCAAAGAGCTATTGATTTGCTTACTAAAGAAAAAGATAAGCTTACCCAACTAGCAGAATATCTTCTTGATAAAGAAGTGATTTTTAAAGATAACCTAGAGGAAATCTTTGGAAAACGTGCTTTTGGAGAAGTGGAGGCTCAAGAAGCTTCTGAAGATTCTGAAACCAAGCCTATAGTCTAG
- a CDS encoding LUD domain-containing protein — protein sequence MSLFRKIFGNTSKSDSPHSDKEGEERSKYMPDINTPADERFTKNFIINGGRFLYALNQEEINENFDNILLENDWYEKNVFCTDDNLKEIFKGYNLTFGTNTESPFFLTTCESLVANDGSLLVCSKQLKELKLHDLPKDIIVFGTTSQIVNTIGEGLRLIKNRNSGSIPTNITTIKNFESKQDDKDFMTYGSSTKNLYLLLLEDL from the coding sequence ATGAGTCTTTTTAGAAAAATCTTTGGAAATACATCTAAATCAGATAGCCCCCATAGCGATAAAGAAGGTGAAGAGCGCAGTAAGTACATGCCGGATATTAACACTCCAGCAGATGAGCGCTTCACCAAAAACTTTATCATAAACGGAGGGCGATTTTTGTATGCTCTTAATCAAGAGGAAATCAATGAAAATTTTGATAACATCTTGTTAGAAAATGATTGGTACGAAAAGAATGTATTCTGTACAGATGATAATCTTAAGGAGATCTTTAAGGGTTATAATCTCACTTTTGGAACAAATACAGAATCTCCTTTTTTTCTTACTACTTGCGAAAGTCTCGTAGCAAATGATGGCTCTCTGTTGGTGTGTTCAAAACAGTTAAAAGAGCTCAAGCTACATGATCTGCCTAAGGATATTATTGTTTTTGGAACAACAAGCCAAATAGTTAATACTATAGGTGAAGGATTGAGACTCATAAAAAATAGAAATTCTGGAAGTATACCTACCAATATTACTACAATAAAGAATTTTGAGTCAAAACAAGATGATAAAGATTTTATGACCTATGGAAGTAGCACAAAGAATCTTTACTTGTTACTGCTAGAAGACTTGTAA
- a CDS encoding phosphatidate cytidylyltransferase has protein sequence MREIIIRGLSGLLYVTLLLLAIFSKENIYLLVFSGLGVVVLFEFLKLVEVKSLLPYLFLFACVAIFCYFKLDRLATLVFLALTITVNLYLIKNLIRPSERYITVSQKYAYIIFYIVGGVVFTILLPSYKGEYTSLLVASILALIWINDTFAFIVGKSIGKHKLLERISPNKTVEGFVGGLVFCCIASVLFYYFTDLLSLQLWLTIAIVTSVFGTLGDLIQSQLKRQAGVKDSGRIMPGHGGLYDRLDSIIFAAPFLYLFLIVLDYVP, from the coding sequence ATGCGAGAAATAATTATTAGGGGGCTTTCTGGATTGCTCTATGTGACATTATTGTTGCTTGCCATTTTTTCAAAAGAAAATATTTACTTACTTGTTTTTTCAGGCTTAGGCGTTGTAGTGCTTTTTGAGTTTTTAAAGCTTGTAGAGGTTAAATCGCTTTTACCATATTTATTTCTTTTTGCTTGTGTGGCGATTTTCTGTTATTTCAAACTTGACAGACTTGCAACGTTAGTGTTTCTTGCGCTTACAATCACAGTTAATTTATATTTGATTAAAAATCTGATTCGTCCATCCGAGCGCTATATAACGGTATCTCAAAAATATGCTTATATCATTTTTTATATCGTGGGTGGTGTGGTTTTTACGATACTGCTGCCATCTTACAAAGGAGAGTACACTTCTCTTTTAGTTGCGAGTATACTGGCTTTAATCTGGATAAACGATACCTTTGCATTTATAGTAGGTAAAAGCATAGGGAAGCATAAGCTTCTTGAGCGCATCTCACCCAATAAGACTGTAGAGGGCTTTGTTGGTGGGTTGGTTTTTTGTTGTATTGCAAGTGTGCTGTTCTATTATTTTACAGATCTTCTCAGTCTTCAGCTTTGGTTAACTATTGCAATTGTTACTTCGGTTTTTGGAACATTAGGAGATTTGATACAATCACAGCTTAAGCGTCAGGCTGGAGTGAAGGATAGTGGTCGTATTATGCCTGGCCACGGAGGATTATATGATAGGTTAGATAGTATCATATTTGCAGCACCATTTTTATACTTATTTTTAATTGTACTTGACTATGTTCCATAA
- a CDS encoding phosphatidylserine decarboxylase family protein gives MFHKEGYKIIVIALVIFTGLILLANKFLEKNWLFYVVALVLGVLLYLILQFFRNPDRTAPLDSNVITSPVDGKVVVIEEVYEAEYFKDKRLQVSVFMSPLNVHVTRYPSGGKIAYSKYHPGKYLVAWHPKSSTENERTTVVVSTEKFGDVLYRQIAGALAKRIINYAEEGQMVQQGEDSGFIRFGSRVDLYLPIGTKLDVELNQVVKGAQSVIASI, from the coding sequence ATGTTCCATAAAGAAGGATATAAGATTATTGTAATAGCATTAGTGATTTTCACAGGCCTTATCTTGCTTGCAAATAAGTTTCTTGAGAAGAACTGGTTATTTTATGTAGTAGCTTTGGTGCTAGGAGTATTGTTATATCTTATACTTCAGTTTTTTAGAAATCCGGATCGTACAGCGCCTTTAGATTCTAATGTAATCACATCACCAGTAGATGGTAAGGTGGTTGTAATAGAAGAGGTGTATGAAGCAGAATACTTTAAGGATAAACGTCTTCAAGTCTCTGTTTTTATGTCGCCGCTTAATGTGCACGTAACACGATACCCATCTGGGGGAAAGATTGCATATAGTAAATACCACCCAGGAAAATATCTTGTAGCCTGGCACCCTAAATCTAGTACAGAAAATGAACGCACAACTGTGGTGGTAAGTACAGAAAAGTTTGGTGATGTTCTTTATCGTCAGATTGCTGGTGCGCTAGCAAAGCGTATCATTAATTATGCAGAAGAAGGGCAAATGGTACAGCAGGGGGAAGATAGTGGGTTTATACGTTTTGGCTCTCGTGTAGATCTATATTTACCTATTGGGACAAAGTTAGACGTAGAGCTTAATCAAGTAGTAAAAGGAGCGCAATCGGTAATAGCATCAATATAA
- a CDS encoding acyl-CoA-binding protein: protein MGKKVLHKEFEDAFRRVSNSSQEFPPDVLLQFYALYKQATQKNTFSHNEGEHELVSAFKINALLQVKGMTEDEAMEAYVEAAKKYL, encoded by the coding sequence ATGGGTAAGAAGGTACTTCATAAAGAGTTTGAAGATGCCTTCCGTAGGGTGAGTAATTCTTCTCAAGAATTTCCGCCAGATGTATTGCTGCAGTTTTATGCGTTATACAAACAAGCTACGCAAAAGAACACCTTTAGCCATAATGAAGGCGAACACGAGCTTGTGAGTGCTTTTAAAATCAATGCGCTACTTCAGGTAAAAGGTATGACGGAAGATGAGGCAATGGAGGCTTATGTAGAAGCTGCAAAGAAGTACCTCTAA
- a CDS encoding valine--tRNA ligase has protein sequence MSIASKYDSTQVEDKWYSYWMEHNYFHSTPDDREPYTIVIPPPNVTGVLHMGHMLNNTIQDVLIRRARLLGKNACWVPGTDHASIATEAKVVARLKDQGIKKSDLTREEFLAHAWEWKEEYGGVILDQLKKLGASCDWERTAFTMDPAMSESVIKTFVDLYNKGLIYRGYRMVNWDPEAKTTLSDEEVIHEERQGLLYYINYKLEGSEELLTIATTRPETIFGDTAICINPNDERFTHLKGKKAIVPISGRVIPIIEDEYVDLEFGTGCLKVTPAHDENDKMLGDKHKLEVIDIFNDDASLNSFGLHYEGQDRFVVRKAIKKELEELGALVKTENHVNKVGTSERTKAVIEPRLSDQWFLKMEELVKPAIKAVLETGDVKLFPKKFENTYRHWMENIRDWNISRQLWWGQQIPAYFYGEGKEDFVVAESIEDAVTLSRKRTGNDSLTAEDLRQDEDAMDTWFSSWLWPMSVFDGVRNPDNEEFNYYYPTNDLVTGPDILFFWVARMIIAGYEYTDKRPFQNVYLTGLVRDKQRRKMSKSLGNSPDALELIKEYGADGVRVGLLLSSAAGNDLMFDEDLLKQGKGFIKKNLSAFSLIQGWEIDETIPQPAHSAQGIEWYTNRFNQTLLEIEDHFSKYRISDALMASYKVVWNDFCGWLLEIIKPAYQQPIDRKTYDAVIAAFENNLRILHPFIPFASEEIWQTIATRTPEEALIINKWPEGGALNEKIIADFDYASQVISGIRTIRKSKNIAFKDAIEVHVLSNEEVSSDYNSIISKLGNVSEIAFAKAPLDGALSFRVKSNEYFIPLAGAIDVEAEVAKIEEELKYTKGFLMSVSKKLSNERFVSNAPEKVVAIEKQKMADAEAKIEALEKRLASLS, from the coding sequence ATGAGCATAGCGTCAAAATATGATTCTACACAGGTAGAAGATAAGTGGTACAGCTACTGGATGGAGCATAATTATTTCCATTCTACACCAGATGATAGAGAACCATACACCATTGTAATCCCACCTCCTAACGTGACAGGTGTCTTACATATGGGACATATGCTTAACAACACGATACAAGACGTATTAATACGTCGTGCAAGATTACTAGGTAAAAATGCGTGCTGGGTACCTGGTACAGACCACGCATCTATTGCTACAGAGGCAAAGGTAGTTGCCAGACTTAAAGATCAAGGCATCAAAAAATCTGACCTTACTCGTGAGGAATTTCTTGCCCACGCCTGGGAATGGAAAGAAGAATATGGCGGCGTTATACTTGACCAACTTAAAAAACTAGGAGCCTCTTGCGACTGGGAGCGCACAGCTTTTACTATGGATCCAGCAATGTCTGAGTCTGTTATAAAAACATTTGTAGATCTTTATAATAAAGGATTGATATATCGCGGTTACCGTATGGTAAACTGGGATCCAGAAGCAAAAACAACCCTCTCTGACGAGGAGGTAATACACGAAGAGCGACAAGGCTTACTCTATTACATAAATTATAAACTAGAAGGATCTGAGGAGTTATTAACAATAGCGACTACGAGACCAGAGACTATTTTTGGCGATACAGCGATTTGTATTAACCCAAATGACGAGCGATTCACACATCTTAAAGGAAAGAAAGCCATTGTACCTATAAGTGGGCGCGTGATTCCTATTATAGAAGATGAGTATGTAGATCTTGAGTTTGGTACAGGTTGCCTTAAGGTAACACCAGCACACGATGAGAATGACAAGATGCTGGGTGACAAACATAAGCTAGAAGTAATAGACATCTTTAATGATGACGCTTCTCTTAACAGTTTTGGGCTTCACTATGAAGGTCAAGATCGCTTTGTAGTGCGCAAGGCTATAAAAAAAGAACTTGAAGAACTAGGTGCTCTAGTAAAGACAGAAAACCACGTTAATAAAGTAGGAACATCTGAGCGTACAAAGGCGGTAATAGAGCCTAGACTATCAGACCAGTGGTTCCTTAAAATGGAAGAGCTTGTAAAGCCTGCCATAAAAGCCGTACTAGAAACTGGAGATGTAAAGTTATTTCCTAAGAAGTTTGAAAACACCTACCGTCACTGGATGGAGAACATACGTGACTGGAACATCTCTCGCCAGCTATGGTGGGGACAGCAAATTCCTGCTTACTTCTATGGAGAAGGAAAGGAAGATTTTGTAGTTGCCGAATCTATTGAGGATGCTGTTACGCTTTCGCGAAAGCGTACCGGAAACGACTCCCTCACTGCCGAAGATTTACGCCAAGACGAAGATGCTATGGACACTTGGTTCAGCTCTTGGTTATGGCCTATGAGTGTTTTTGACGGAGTGCGCAATCCAGATAACGAGGAGTTTAACTACTACTACCCTACTAATGATCTTGTAACGGGACCAGATATTTTATTCTTCTGGGTAGCGCGTATGATCATAGCGGGATATGAGTACACAGACAAAAGACCTTTCCAAAATGTTTACCTCACAGGTTTAGTACGTGACAAGCAGCGTCGCAAGATGTCTAAGTCACTAGGTAACTCACCAGATGCACTAGAACTTATTAAAGAATATGGAGCAGATGGTGTGCGCGTAGGACTATTATTAAGTAGTGCTGCCGGTAACGACCTTATGTTTGACGAAGATCTTCTTAAACAAGGAAAAGGATTTATCAAGAAAAACTTGAGCGCTTTTAGCCTCATACAGGGATGGGAGATAGACGAGACTATACCACAACCAGCACATAGCGCGCAAGGTATTGAGTGGTATACAAACCGTTTTAACCAAACACTTCTAGAGATAGAAGATCACTTCTCAAAGTACCGTATCTCAGACGCACTTATGGCGAGTTACAAAGTGGTATGGAACGACTTCTGCGGGTGGTTACTAGAGATTATAAAACCAGCATACCAGCAACCTATAGATCGCAAGACCTACGACGCGGTAATTGCAGCTTTTGAAAATAACCTACGCATACTTCACCCATTTATCCCATTTGCATCTGAAGAGATCTGGCAGACTATCGCTACGCGTACTCCAGAAGAGGCTTTGATTATCAATAAATGGCCAGAAGGTGGTGCGTTAAATGAAAAAATCATTGCAGATTTTGACTACGCCTCACAAGTGATTTCAGGTATACGAACTATTAGAAAAAGTAAAAACATCGCTTTTAAAGACGCTATAGAAGTGCACGTTCTAAGCAATGAAGAAGTTTCTAGTGATTACAATAGTATCATCTCAAAACTAGGTAATGTGAGTGAGATCGCTTTCGCGAAAGCGCCACTAGACGGAGCACTATCTTTTAGAGTAAAATCTAATGAGTACTTCATACCTCTTGCGGGAGCTATTGATGTAGAAGCCGAAGTTGCAAAAATTGAGGAAGAACTTAAATACACAAAAGGATTCTTAATGTCGGTTTCAAAAAAGCTATCTAATGAGCGTTTTGTAAGCAACGCACCAGAGAAGGTAGTCGCTATCGAAAAACAAAAGATGGCAGATGCCGAAGCAAAAATAGAAGCGCTAGAAAAACGACTGGCTAGTTTGTCTTAA
- a CDS encoding DUF1573 domain-containing protein, translated as MKKVLFLFVAMLLVVSVKAQEKRAEITFDSEVVDYGEVDYGADGVRKFTFTNTGDDVLIVARVYSTCGCTIPKKPENPIQPGEKGEIEVKYDTKRPGPIRKTITVYSNASEVPQSLKIKGTVKPEAGE; from the coding sequence ATGAAAAAGGTACTATTTTTATTTGTCGCTATGCTTCTAGTAGTAAGCGTTAAAGCACAAGAGAAAAGAGCTGAAATCACTTTTGATTCAGAAGTTGTAGATTACGGTGAGGTAGATTATGGTGCAGATGGTGTACGTAAGTTTACTTTTACAAATACAGGAGATGATGTGCTTATCGTAGCAAGAGTATACTCTACTTGCGGTTGTACAATACCTAAAAAACCAGAAAACCCTATCCAGCCAGGAGAAAAAGGTGAGATAGAAGTAAAGTATGATACTAAGCGCCCTGGACCTATTAGAAAAACGATTACAGTTTATTCTAATGCATCTGAGGTTCCACAAAGCCTTAAGATTAAAGGGACAGTAAAGCCAGAGGCTGGAGAGTAA
- a CDS encoding pyridoxal phosphate-dependent aminotransferase, with the protein MPAISKKGLAMPQSPIRKLVPFAEGAKARGIKIHQLNIGQPDIKTPQVALDAVKNNDLEVLAYSHSAGFQSYRDKLASYYSNHGIDVSSEDIIISTGGSEALLFAMGSVTDPGDEIIIPEPFYANYNGFATASGVKVVPVISTLEEGFALPPISDFEKLISDKTKAIVICNPGNPTGYLYSEDEIRQLAELVKKHDLFLIADEVYREFAYDGHKHHSVMKQRDIDAHTIMIDSVSKRFSMCGARIGCIVSRNKELMSTAMKFAQARLSPPTFAQIASEAALDTPQSYFDDVIEEYVSRRNTLVAGLEAIPGVKVAKPKGAFYCIAELPVKNADAFAQWLLESYDLDGKTIMVAPAAGFYSSDNVGLNQVRIAYVLEENHLKEAVTILKAALEQYQD; encoded by the coding sequence ATGCCAGCAATATCAAAGAAGGGGCTCGCAATGCCTCAATCGCCTATACGTAAACTCGTACCTTTTGCAGAAGGAGCAAAGGCTAGAGGAATAAAAATTCACCAACTTAACATTGGCCAGCCAGATATCAAGACGCCACAAGTAGCGCTAGATGCTGTAAAGAATAATGATCTTGAAGTTTTAGCATATAGTCACAGTGCAGGATTTCAGTCTTATAGAGATAAGCTAGCTAGCTATTATAGCAACCACGGTATAGATGTCTCGTCTGAAGATATTATCATATCTACCGGAGGATCTGAAGCCTTATTATTTGCAATGGGATCTGTTACAGACCCAGGAGATGAGATTATTATTCCAGAGCCTTTTTATGCAAACTACAACGGTTTTGCAACGGCGAGTGGTGTTAAGGTTGTACCTGTAATATCTACACTAGAAGAGGGATTTGCTTTGCCTCCTATATCAGATTTTGAGAAGTTAATCTCAGATAAAACAAAGGCTATCGTTATCTGTAACCCAGGTAATCCTACTGGATATCTATACTCAGAAGATGAGATACGCCAGCTTGCAGAGCTTGTAAAGAAGCACGACCTATTCCTCATTGCAGATGAGGTCTATCGTGAGTTTGCTTACGACGGTCACAAGCATCACTCAGTGATGAAGCAGCGTGATATAGATGCTCATACTATTATGATAGACTCTGTATCAAAACGTTTCTCGATGTGTGGTGCTCGTATAGGATGTATCGTAAGTCGCAATAAAGAACTTATGAGCACAGCGATGAAGTTTGCACAAGCACGTTTAAGTCCTCCTACATTTGCACAAATCGCATCTGAGGCTGCACTAGACACACCTCAATCATACTTTGACGACGTGATTGAAGAGTATGTATCTAGAAGAAATACACTTGTAGCAGGACTAGAGGCAATACCTGGAGTAAAAGTAGCAAAGCCTAAAGGTGCTTTTTACTGTATTGCAGAGCTACCTGTAAAAAATGCAGATGCTTTTGCACAATGGTTGCTAGAGTCTTATGATCTAGATGGAAAAACCATTATGGTTGCACCAGCAGCAGGTTTTTACAGCAGTGATAATGTAGGTCTTAATCAAGTGAGAATTGCTTATGTGCTAGAAGAAAACCATCTTAAAGAAGCAGTTACTATTCTTAAAGCTGCTTTAGAACAATACCAAGATTAA
- the murB gene encoding UDP-N-acetylmuramate dehydrogenase, whose amino-acid sequence MTVQENVSLKAYNTFGIDVNARFFASVSSVQQLQELLGDARYPDPFVIGGGSNMLLTQDVNRLVIHLDIKEISLIDDSFSKNEVLLKVAGGENWHEFVLYCVAHNLGGVENLSLIPGNVGTSPVQNIGAYGVELKDTFYECEAVRRDTQEVRVFTLEDCAFGYRDSVFKNELKDAYVITSVTFKLTKSNHNINTEYGAIFDTLKAKEITTPTLKDVSDAVIAIRQSKLPDPKKIGNSGSFFKNPVISQAQFTQLRKVHTEIPFYPIGNEQIKVPAGWLIEQAGFKGKRFGDAGIHDRQALVLVNHGNATGQEVWAVAMKVQAAVEEKFGIKIVPEVNVI is encoded by the coding sequence ATGACAGTACAAGAAAACGTATCGCTTAAGGCATACAATACCTTTGGTATAGATGTAAACGCTCGCTTTTTTGCGAGCGTTTCTTCTGTACAGCAATTGCAAGAGTTGCTGGGAGATGCTAGATATCCAGATCCTTTTGTTATAGGCGGAGGGAGCAATATGCTACTCACACAAGATGTAAATAGACTTGTGATACATCTCGATATTAAAGAGATATCACTTATAGATGATTCGTTTTCAAAAAATGAAGTACTACTCAAAGTTGCTGGTGGCGAAAACTGGCACGAGTTTGTACTCTATTGTGTAGCACATAATCTGGGAGGTGTAGAAAACCTATCGCTTATCCCTGGTAATGTAGGTACATCACCAGTGCAAAATATAGGTGCCTACGGTGTAGAGCTCAAAGATACTTTTTATGAGTGCGAGGCTGTGCGTAGAGACACTCAAGAGGTGAGGGTGTTTACGCTAGAAGATTGTGCTTTTGGCTATCGTGATTCGGTATTTAAAAATGAGCTTAAAGATGCCTACGTCATTACCTCTGTCACCTTTAAACTCACAAAGAGTAATCATAATATAAATACTGAATACGGTGCTATTTTTGACACGCTTAAAGCGAAAGAAATCACAACGCCTACATTAAAAGATGTGTCAGATGCCGTTATAGCTATCAGGCAGTCTAAGCTTCCAGATCCTAAGAAAATAGGGAATAGCGGATCTTTCTTTAAGAATCCAGTGATCTCACAAGCGCAGTTTACTCAACTTAGAAAAGTGCATACAGAAATCCCTTTTTATCCCATAGGTAATGAGCAGATTAAGGTGCCCGCTGGATGGCTCATCGAGCAAGCAGGCTTTAAGGGGAAACGCTTTGGCGATGCTGGTATACACGATAGGCAGGCTCTGGTACTCGTAAATCACGGTAATGCTACAGGTCAAGAAGTGTGGGCAGTTGCAATGAAAGTACAAGCGGCAGTAGAGGAGAAGTTTGGGATAAAGATTGTTCCAGAGGTGAATGTGATATAA